Within Micromonospora narathiwatensis, the genomic segment CGGCCGGCGGCATGCTGGCCCTGCACCTGGCCCTGCGCGGGGTGGACCGGCCGGGCGACGTCGCGGCGGCACTGGCGTACTGGGCACCGGTCGACCCGCTGGACCCGCGGTACCGGCGGTTGCGCGCCCACGACGACCCGTGGACCGACCTGCTCGGCCACCCGCCCGCCACGGGCGACCCGGCCACCGTCGACGCCACGGTCGCCACCCACCTCGGGTCCGGCGTACCGGTGCTGCTGGTACACGGGCGGGAGGACGCGGCGGTGCCGGCCGGACAGTCGCTGGCGTTGAGCGGGCAGTTGCTCGCCGCCGGCCACCCGGTGCACTGCTGGATCACCCACGGCGGGCACGCCCTCGACCTGGCCCGGCCGGACATCCGGGCGGTCACCGCCGCCTTCCTGGACAGCGTCCTGCCGGCCGCCTGACCCGACTACCGTCAGGACATGCCCGACCTCGCCGCGATCGTCATCCACTGCCGTGACCCGTACCTGCTCGCCCCGTTCTGGAGCATGGTCACCGGGCTGCCCGTGGTCGAGGACGACCGGGCGAAGCTGGCCGACGGGTCGCTCGGGCCGACCGAGGCGGTGCTGCTGCGCGACCCGTCCGGGCACCGGCCGGACGTCTGGATCAGCCCCGCCGACGACCTGCCCTCCTCCGGCCGGATCCACCTCGACCTGGTGGGTGACGCCGAGGAGCGGGCCGCGGTGCTGGCGGCCGGCGCGACCGTGGTCCGCGAACTGCCCCGGTGGACCGTGTTGGCCGACCCGGAGGGGAACCAGTTCTGCCTGCTCCCCCGCACCGAGGCGCACGCCGACGCGCTGCTGCCGGGGCACTGACCACACGCCGACGCCGCCGGCTGGCACCGGCGGCGTCGCGCGTCGAGACGCCCGGTCAGGCGGCCAGGCTGTGCAGGTCCAGGCGGCCCCGGGCGAAGGCATCCACCTTGCCCCACCGGCCCGGGATGTCCAGCACCTCGATCCGGCCCATGCCGACCGGCAGCCGCGGGTCGACCGACAGGTGCCCCTCGTGCGGCTCCAGCCCGAGCATGGTCCGGATCAGCAGCAGCGGGGCCCCCGTCGACCAGGCCTGCGGGCTGCACGCCGTCGGATACTCCACCGGGAACTTGGTCAGCTCCCGGTGGTAGCCGCCGAACGCCTCCGGCAGCCGGCCGTCGAAGTAGCGCGCCGCGTCCAGGATGCCGTTGGCGATGGTGGCGGCCTCGTCCGCGAAGCCGTACCGCCGCAGACCCCAGGCGATGAAGGAATTGTCGAACGGCCAGATGGTGCCGTTGTGGTAACCGATCGGGTTGTAGCGGACCTCGCCCTCGGCCAGGGTGCGTACCCCCCAGCCGGAGAAGAGTCGCGGCCCGACCAGGTGCTCGGCGATCTTCGCGGCCCGCTCCTCGTCGACGATGCCGCTCCACAACAGGTGCCCGATGTTGGAGCTGAGCACGTCGCACTGCCGGCCGTCCGGGTCCAGCCCGAGGGCGTAGTACTCGCCGTCGGCCACCCACCAGTCGCGGTTGAACCGCTCCTTGAGCGTGGCCGCCTCGCGTTCCAGCCGGTCGGCGTACGCCGGATCGTTC encodes:
- a CDS encoding alpha/beta hydrolase; translation: MTPRAVLLWIHGGGWRARYHEDGAALAPLGLRVVAATYRFVAEARWPAQLDDVRAAARAARSAAGGLPLLVGGDSAGGMLALHLALRGVDRPGDVAAALAYWAPVDPLDPRYRRLRAHDDPWTDLLGHPPATGDPATVDATVATHLGSGVPVLLVHGREDAAVPAGQSLALSGQLLAAGHPVHCWITHGGHALDLARPDIRAVTAAFLDSVLPAA
- a CDS encoding VOC family protein, which produces MPDLAAIVIHCRDPYLLAPFWSMVTGLPVVEDDRAKLADGSLGPTEAVLLRDPSGHRPDVWISPADDLPSSGRIHLDLVGDAEERAAVLAAGATVVRELPRWTVLADPEGNQFCLLPRTEAHADALLPGH